A window of Flavobacterium flavigenum contains these coding sequences:
- a CDS encoding helix-turn-helix domain-containing protein, translating to MASKNDTEIKTGTKIEESIYLKKIGARLRYFRKKAGYTNSDDFAYDNNISRPQYGKYEAGANIQLNTLIKILKLMNVSLEEFFQGFNEY from the coding sequence ATGGCTTCAAAAAATGACACGGAAATTAAGACAGGTACAAAAATTGAAGAATCAATCTACTTAAAAAAAATAGGCGCCAGATTAAGATATTTCCGAAAAAAGGCAGGCTACACTAACTCAGATGACTTTGCATACGACAATAACATAAGCCGACCTCAATATGGAAAATATGAAGCTGGTGCAAATATCCAATTAAACACATTGATTAAGATTTTAAAATTAATGAATGTTTCACTAGAAGAATTTTTTCAAGGCTTCAACGAATATTAA